A single window of Acinetobacter wuhouensis DNA harbors:
- a CDS encoding pirin family protein: protein MNVIEKTYTSNRSTWVGDGFPTNSMLPMEEMGNQTSPLLVMGYTEQYPFSPSDEHQRGVGMHPHRGFETVTIVYDGELEHHDSKGNSGTIGKNEVQWMTAGRGIMHAEHHSKGFAQTGGNLDMIQLWVNLPSHAKMTEPRYQELTEQNIPEVQLEHDQGIIRVISGTYSNGNRTVKGPAQTFSPINLLDIRLNKDAKQHFELNPTWNHIIFVLSGEVKVDGQIFHNLQTLYLSHDVDQVEIECLQDAKLLMMNGEPLNEPIVAHGPFVMNTQAEIQQAFVDFQNGQFA from the coding sequence ATGAATGTAATTGAAAAAACCTATACCAGTAACCGTAGCACATGGGTAGGCGATGGTTTCCCGACCAATTCTATGTTACCTATGGAAGAAATGGGCAATCAAACCAGTCCGCTTTTAGTCATGGGTTATACTGAGCAATACCCATTCAGTCCTAGTGATGAACATCAACGTGGTGTTGGGATGCATCCACACCGTGGTTTTGAAACAGTGACCATAGTTTATGATGGCGAACTTGAACATCATGATTCCAAAGGCAATAGCGGTACGATTGGTAAAAATGAAGTGCAATGGATGACCGCAGGTCGTGGCATTATGCACGCTGAACATCATTCTAAAGGCTTTGCCCAAACAGGCGGAAATTTGGACATGATTCAGCTTTGGGTCAATCTACCAAGCCATGCCAAAATGACGGAGCCTCGTTATCAGGAATTAACTGAGCAGAATATTCCTGAAGTTCAACTTGAACATGATCAAGGGATTATTCGTGTGATCTCAGGCACATATTCAAATGGTAATCGCACTGTTAAAGGTCCTGCACAGACTTTTAGCCCGATCAATTTATTGGATATTCGTCTAAATAAAGATGCCAAACAGCATTTTGAGTTAAATCCTACGTGGAATCACATCATCTTTGTTTTAAGTGGTGAAGTGAAAGTGGATGGTCAGATTTTTCATAATCTACAAACGCTTTACTTAAGTCATGATGTTGATCAGGTTGAAATTGAGTGTTTGCAAGATGCTAAATTATTGATGATGAATGGTGAACCTTTGAATGAGCCTATTGTCGCGCATGGTCCATTTGTCATGAATACTCAGGCTGAGATTCAGCAGGCTTTTGTTGATTTTCAAAATGGTCAGTTTGCCTAA
- a CDS encoding LysR substrate-binding domain-containing protein: MQNLNDYYYFVQVVKYQGFTKASEELGITKSKLSRRISDLESRLEVRLIQRNTRKFAVTEVGQQFYEHCLKILDDVNQAENFIQHTLSNEPSGLIRLSCPVALVNTPVGEMVAEYMHHYPDVQVHLLSTNRRVDLIEEGIDLAIRVVSTPLEDSELIIRELDAWEHVLVASPELFKHYNKPSQLDDLKQLPSIGFQTPKQVWMLQKRTEQNVFHDIEHHPKLRTDNFHAMKSAVLKAVGVASLPKVYVYEELKNGKMIEILPEYYLPKGVIYVVYTSRLGMLPAVRKFLEFLIEQFKQLNLDEISKQCPKHD; this comes from the coding sequence ATGCAGAATCTCAATGATTATTACTATTTTGTTCAAGTCGTGAAATATCAAGGTTTTACCAAAGCCAGTGAAGAGTTGGGTATTACAAAATCCAAGCTTTCACGCCGTATTTCTGACTTAGAAAGTCGTTTAGAGGTTCGTTTAATCCAGCGTAATACACGTAAATTTGCGGTCACTGAGGTTGGACAACAGTTCTATGAACATTGTTTAAAAATCTTAGATGATGTCAATCAAGCCGAAAACTTTATTCAGCATACTTTGAGCAATGAACCCTCAGGTTTAATTCGATTGTCTTGCCCCGTAGCATTAGTGAATACACCTGTAGGAGAAATGGTCGCAGAATATATGCACCACTATCCTGATGTTCAAGTTCATTTATTATCAACCAATCGTCGAGTGGACTTGATTGAAGAGGGGATTGATTTAGCCATTCGCGTGGTGAGTACGCCTTTAGAAGACAGTGAATTAATCATTCGTGAATTGGATGCATGGGAACATGTTTTGGTGGCATCTCCAGAACTATTTAAACATTATAACAAACCTTCGCAATTGGATGATTTAAAGCAATTGCCAAGTATTGGTTTTCAAACACCGAAACAAGTTTGGATGCTACAAAAGCGTACTGAACAGAATGTTTTTCATGATATTGAACATCATCCAAAACTACGCACTGACAATTTCCATGCGATGAAATCCGCCGTGTTAAAAGCGGTTGGTGTTGCATCATTGCCGAAGGTTTATGTGTATGAGGAATTAAAAAATGGAAAAATGATTGAAATTTTACCTGAATATTATTTACCTAAAGGCGTGATTTATGTGGTGTATACGTCTCGGTTAGGGATGTTGCCTGCGGTACGTAAATTTTTAGAATTTTTAATTGAACAGTTTAAACAATTAAATCTCGACGAGATTAGCAAGCAGTGCCCTAAACATGATTAA
- a CDS encoding MFS transporter, with protein sequence MEATQQQQKFSKPLIYMLIGSAFILALSLGVRHGFGLYLVPMSHEFGWSHQVFSLAIAFQNLLWGAVQPFTGALADKYGSKKVVAVGGVLYTIGLLLMSISSNALLLDFSVGLIIGLALSATSFSVLLSAVGRAAHPSKRSMAMGIASAAGSFGQFIMLPTTLLLIKNFGWSSALIITAILVVLIVPLAWMLKAPMYVAPNAVSQATRPNLSFKEILKIAFNHKPFLWLALGFLVCGFQVVFLGIHLPGYLIDHGFDASTGTVFLALVGLFNIVGTYAAGWLGDKYSKPHLLMGLYGLRGVAIVAFLMLPLSIWTVYAFGIVMGILWLSTVPLTNGIVANMFGVKYLTMLSGIVFFTHQVGSFFGGWLGGLNHDITGNYNIIWALSIALSVLGVLVHFFVNEEAVVDD encoded by the coding sequence ATGGAAGCAACGCAACAACAGCAAAAATTTTCTAAGCCTTTGATCTATATGTTGATTGGCAGTGCATTTATTTTAGCACTTTCACTCGGTGTACGTCATGGCTTCGGGCTTTATTTAGTTCCAATGAGTCATGAGTTTGGCTGGAGTCATCAAGTATTCAGTTTAGCGATTGCTTTTCAAAACCTATTGTGGGGCGCTGTACAACCATTTACAGGCGCTTTGGCAGACAAGTACGGTAGTAAGAAAGTTGTTGCAGTCGGTGGTGTGCTCTACACCATTGGTCTATTACTGATGTCGATCAGCTCAAATGCTCTCCTGCTTGATTTTAGTGTTGGATTGATTATCGGTTTAGCATTATCAGCAACATCATTTTCTGTATTACTTTCAGCAGTCGGACGAGCGGCTCATCCAAGTAAACGTAGTATGGCAATGGGGATCGCAAGTGCAGCAGGCTCTTTCGGTCAGTTCATCATGTTACCAACGACCTTACTCCTGATTAAAAACTTTGGATGGTCTTCTGCACTCATCATCACTGCAATTCTTGTTGTATTGATTGTGCCTTTAGCGTGGATGTTAAAAGCACCGATGTATGTCGCTCCCAACGCAGTTAGTCAAGCAACTCGTCCAAACTTAAGTTTCAAAGAAATTCTAAAAATCGCATTTAATCATAAACCCTTTTTATGGCTTGCTTTGGGTTTCCTTGTATGTGGTTTCCAAGTGGTATTTTTGGGAATTCATTTACCAGGATATTTAATCGATCATGGTTTTGATGCTTCAACTGGAACTGTCTTCTTAGCACTGGTCGGACTTTTTAATATTGTGGGAACTTATGCGGCTGGTTGGCTCGGTGATAAATATTCTAAACCACATCTACTCATGGGCTTATATGGCTTACGCGGTGTTGCCATCGTCGCATTTTTAATGCTACCCCTGAGTATTTGGACAGTCTATGCCTTCGGTATCGTGATGGGTATTTTATGGCTCTCCACAGTTCCGCTCACCAACGGGATTGTTGCCAATATGTTTGGAGTCAAATACCTGACCATGCTTAGTGGGATTGTGTTCTTTACTCACCAAGTCGGCTCTTTCTTTGGTGGCTGGCTTGGTGGTCTCAACCATGATATAACAGGGAACTACAATATCATTTGGGCGCTATCCATTGCGCTTAGTGTTCTTGGCGTGTTGGTACATTTCTTTGTTAACGAGGAGGCTGTCGTCGATGACTAA
- a CDS encoding TetR/AcrR family transcriptional regulator — protein MPRVSKQLAQENRKNIENISSQLIRDKGFSVSVSDLMKAVGLTHGGFYKHFQNKDELIDIACKDTFRQSEQKWNSIIAETGSEHEALNLIFTRYLSEKNLADPGKSCPLSSLSMDVAREEEGKAVKQTFHQGVETLLKILTTLNDPKHENTQLSEQAIIQLSLLSGALTLARSVDHDLALNILDTVKDFLIQSQTTE, from the coding sequence ATGCCTCGTGTCTCAAAGCAATTAGCGCAAGAAAATCGTAAAAATATTGAAAATATATCTTCTCAGTTAATCCGTGATAAAGGTTTTTCTGTGAGTGTTTCTGATCTTATGAAAGCTGTTGGATTAACACATGGCGGTTTTTATAAACATTTTCAAAATAAAGATGAGTTAATTGACATTGCTTGCAAAGATACTTTTCGGCAATCTGAACAAAAGTGGAACAGTATTATTGCGGAGACAGGTTCTGAACATGAGGCGCTTAATCTAATTTTTACGCGATATTTATCTGAAAAAAATTTAGCAGATCCAGGAAAAAGTTGTCCTCTATCTTCTTTGTCAATGGATGTAGCAAGAGAAGAGGAGGGAAAGGCAGTCAAGCAAACATTTCATCAAGGTGTTGAAACTTTATTAAAAATTTTAACAACATTAAATGATCCTAAGCATGAAAATACTCAACTTTCAGAACAAGCGATTATTCAGCTCAGTTTATTGTCTGGTGCACTGACTTTGGCTAGATCTGTTGACCATGATTTGGCGTTGAATATTTTGGATACAGTCAAAGATTTTTTGATTCAATCTCAAACGACAGAATAA
- a CDS encoding OmpW/AlkL family protein, whose product MKTSKIFMALMLIPTVSFAKSPLFSMKEGDGFKRFSISAGWLHVMPQGKTNPIRVTTPIQEKTRVKVGEVSVDSVKTSIDTSTDEGKKQYAKFESILGVGEFFQLIKNGVLPANLSGESEINGLSQWTAADTGLEPQDVDTLGIMSKYQFTDNWALEMKGGIPPKVDIKGKGKIYSPMRGTAFPSDTSKFFGLGEMPLKKDIFITDLSAQDVVSTARAWTPAFELQYQFGKSGVNKFRPYLGVGVMYAYFNELKTHPAVQADLIASGHMVQNILDNKAGASLDKKTSSANPKIKVKADDAFAPIVTAGFTYDITPSWFAVASVSYAKLSNDISIDVVNQNNGQVLNHATTTIDTDPLLTYMGIGYRY is encoded by the coding sequence ATGAAAACTTCAAAAATTTTTATGGCATTGATGCTTATTCCAACAGTGTCATTTGCTAAATCCCCATTGTTTAGCATGAAAGAAGGTGATGGTTTTAAACGCTTTTCAATTTCCGCTGGTTGGCTCCATGTCATGCCTCAAGGTAAAACAAATCCGATCAGAGTAACAACGCCAATTCAAGAAAAAACACGTGTAAAAGTTGGTGAAGTTTCAGTGGATTCGGTCAAAACATCCATTGATACCTCAACCGATGAAGGAAAAAAACAATATGCCAAATTTGAAAGTATTTTAGGTGTAGGTGAATTTTTTCAATTGATTAAAAATGGTGTGTTACCTGCCAACTTGAGTGGTGAGTCTGAAATCAATGGTTTATCTCAATGGACAGCAGCAGATACAGGTCTCGAACCACAAGATGTAGATACACTTGGAATCATGTCGAAATATCAATTTACTGACAACTGGGCACTTGAAATGAAAGGCGGAATTCCCCCAAAAGTTGATATTAAAGGTAAAGGGAAAATTTATTCACCTATGCGGGGAACAGCCTTTCCAAGTGATACCTCTAAGTTCTTCGGCTTAGGTGAAATGCCATTAAAAAAGGATATTTTTATCACTGACCTATCAGCACAAGACGTTGTTTCTACGGCACGTGCTTGGACACCTGCATTTGAACTGCAATATCAATTTGGCAAATCAGGAGTTAATAAATTCCGACCTTATCTAGGTGTCGGCGTGATGTACGCATACTTCAATGAATTAAAAACCCATCCTGCTGTGCAGGCAGATTTAATCGCTTCTGGGCATATGGTGCAAAATATTCTCGATAATAAAGCAGGTGCATCACTCGATAAAAAAACTTCATCTGCTAATCCAAAAATCAAAGTCAAAGCTGATGATGCCTTTGCTCCAATTGTCACTGCTGGGTTTACTTATGACATCACCCCAAGTTGGTTCGCGGTTGCTTCGGTATCCTATGCTAAATTAAGCAATGATATTAGTATCGACGTGGTCAATCAAAATAATGGTCAAGTTTTAAATCATGCCACTACAACCATTGATACAGATCCATTATTAACCTACATGGGTATTGGTTATCGTTATTAA
- a CDS encoding OmpW/AlkL family protein, translating to MKKTLFCIATACSAVPTMSYADSPYFSFKDGDGFKRFSVSVGALYVKPTGKAQPIQINTSVAEGEKTKVGDVKMDSVLGAIDESKPNATTKKNLLKTAVDLDLLGLISYKEGDTKYLKSNVSGEATINGLSQWEAQGTGLEADDVATLGIMSNYFFTDNISLEVKAGLPPKVDIIGKGQIYAPLTGIASPTGVGAIIGDLPLKKDIAITDLSAQDKAASARAWTPAFEFQYHFGKTGVNKFRPYIGVGMMYAYFNELELNKTIEQDLINAGHMLINMKDNQAGAALDGKKSSGNPKVKLEADDAFAPVATVGFTYDFNDRWFAVGSVSYAQLKGKTQITISDEKYGELINAKTDIEINPILGYAGVGYRF from the coding sequence ATGAAAAAAACGTTATTTTGTATTGCAACAGCGTGTTCTGCTGTTCCAACAATGAGCTATGCCGATTCACCTTATTTTAGTTTTAAAGATGGTGATGGATTTAAGCGTTTTTCCGTATCTGTGGGCGCACTTTATGTAAAGCCAACAGGTAAAGCACAGCCCATTCAGATCAACACTTCTGTTGCCGAAGGTGAAAAAACCAAAGTGGGTGATGTAAAAATGGATTCAGTACTTGGTGCTATTGATGAAAGCAAACCCAATGCAACAACTAAAAAAAACCTATTAAAGACAGCGGTTGATTTAGATTTATTAGGGTTGATCTCGTATAAAGAAGGAGACACTAAATATTTAAAATCGAATGTCTCAGGTGAAGCTACAATTAATGGTCTTTCACAATGGGAAGCTCAAGGAACGGGTTTAGAAGCGGATGATGTCGCGACACTAGGGATCATGTCTAATTATTTCTTTACCGATAATATTTCTTTAGAAGTTAAAGCTGGTCTCCCTCCCAAAGTAGATATTATTGGTAAAGGTCAAATCTACGCACCACTCACAGGCATTGCCTCACCGACTGGTGTTGGAGCAATTATTGGTGATTTACCACTGAAGAAGGATATTGCTATTACAGATCTCAGTGCACAGGATAAAGCTGCTTCTGCACGCGCTTGGACACCTGCTTTTGAATTTCAATATCACTTCGGCAAAACAGGTGTAAATAAATTCCGCCCTTATATTGGCGTCGGTATGATGTATGCATATTTTAACGAATTAGAACTAAATAAAACCATTGAACAAGATTTAATCAATGCCGGTCACATGTTGATTAATATGAAAGACAATCAAGCAGGCGCAGCCTTAGATGGTAAGAAAAGTTCGGGGAATCCTAAAGTTAAACTCGAAGCAGATGATGCATTTGCCCCTGTAGCCACAGTAGGTTTTACTTATGATTTTAATGACCGCTGGTTTGCAGTAGGTTCTGTGTCTTATGCTCAGCTAAAAGGTAAAACTCAAATCACCATTTCTGATGAAAAATATGGCGAACTTATTAATGCTAAAACAGACATCGAGATTAATCCAATTTTAGGTTATGCAGGCGTCGGCTATCGTTTTTAA
- the map gene encoding type I methionyl aminopeptidase gives MNSTYEAPRRLIKTADEIEKMRVAGRLAAEVLDMIKPHIKPGVSTLELDTICHDYIVNKQDAIPACLGYGAAPGRPAFQHVICTSVNHVVCHGIPSESKILKKGDILNIDVTVIKDGYHGDTNMMYIVGGETSIIADRLCKVAQEAMYRGMETVKPGSTIGDIGAAIQKYVESERFSVVREYCGHGIGTVFHDEPQVLHYGQNNTGMVLEEGMTFTIEPMVNAGVWQTRLMGDKWTVVTKDHSLSAQYEHTLLVTKDGVEVLTARPEEDLSRFQK, from the coding sequence ATGAACAGTACTTACGAAGCTCCCCGTCGATTAATCAAAACCGCAGATGAAATTGAAAAAATGCGCGTTGCTGGTCGCTTGGCTGCAGAAGTTTTGGATATGATCAAACCGCATATCAAACCAGGTGTTTCTACACTTGAATTGGATACGATTTGTCATGACTATATTGTCAATAAGCAAGATGCGATTCCTGCTTGTTTAGGTTATGGCGCAGCACCTGGTCGTCCAGCGTTTCAACATGTCATTTGTACTTCTGTGAACCATGTGGTTTGTCACGGGATTCCATCTGAAAGTAAAATTTTGAAAAAAGGCGATATTCTCAATATTGATGTGACTGTGATTAAAGATGGTTATCATGGCGATACCAACATGATGTACATCGTGGGCGGTGAAACGTCTATTATTGCAGACCGTCTATGTAAAGTTGCACAAGAAGCCATGTACCGTGGTATGGAAACAGTAAAACCAGGTTCAACGATTGGTGATATTGGTGCTGCCATTCAAAAATATGTTGAATCAGAACGTTTCAGTGTAGTTCGTGAATATTGCGGTCACGGCATCGGAACTGTGTTCCATGATGAGCCTCAAGTGCTGCATTATGGTCAAAACAATACAGGGATGGTGTTAGAAGAAGGTATGACCTTTACCATCGAACCGATGGTCAATGCAGGTGTTTGGCAGACTCGTTTAATGGGTGACAAATGGACTGTTGTGACTAAAGACCATAGTTTGTCTGCACAGTATGAACACACCCTACTGGTCACTAAAGATGGTGTCGAAGTGCTCACTGCTCGCCCAGAAGAAGATTTATCACGCTTCCAAAAATAA
- the rpsB gene encoding 30S ribosomal protein S2, which yields MADYNVSMRDLLTAGAHFGHQTRFWNPKMRQYIFGARNRIHIINLEHTVPALNDALNFVNNLASKKNKVLFVGTKRAASNIIREQAQRAGQPYVDHRWLGGMLTNWKTLRQSINRLKDLQTQSQDGTFAKLTKREALERTREMEKLERSLGGVKNMGGLPDALFIIDVDHEAIAIKEAKNLGIPVIGIVDTNSNPDNVDFVIPGNDDAIRAVTLYASAMADAILAGKEYAQTQANAQAKGEEAAKEAPEA from the coding sequence ATGGCAGATTACAACGTAAGCATGCGCGACCTTCTTACAGCTGGCGCGCATTTTGGTCACCAAACTCGCTTCTGGAACCCAAAAATGCGTCAATACATTTTTGGTGCGCGTAACCGCATTCACATCATCAACCTTGAACACACTGTTCCTGCGTTAAACGATGCTTTGAATTTCGTTAACAACCTAGCAAGCAAAAAGAACAAAGTATTGTTCGTTGGTACTAAACGTGCTGCTTCTAACATCATCCGTGAACAAGCTCAACGCGCTGGTCAACCTTATGTAGATCACCGTTGGTTGGGTGGTATGTTGACTAACTGGAAAACTCTTCGTCAGTCAATCAACCGTTTGAAAGATCTTCAAACTCAATCACAAGATGGTACTTTTGCTAAACTTACTAAACGTGAAGCATTAGAACGTACTCGTGAAATGGAAAAACTTGAACGCTCTTTAGGCGGTGTTAAGAACATGGGTGGTTTACCTGACGCATTGTTCATCATCGACGTTGATCACGAAGCGATCGCTATTAAAGAAGCTAAGAACCTTGGTATTCCAGTAATCGGTATCGTTGATACAAACTCTAACCCAGATAACGTAGATTTCGTTATTCCTGGTAACGATGATGCGATCCGTGCTGTAACTCTTTATGCTTCTGCTATGGCTGATGCGATTCTTGCTGGTAAAGAATACGCTCAAACTCAAGCAAATGCTCAAGCTAAAGGCGAAGAAGCTGCGAAAGAAGCTCCTGAGGCTTAA
- the tsf gene encoding translation elongation factor Ts produces MTAVTASMVKELRDRTGLAMMECKKALTEADGDIELAIDNLRKSGQAKAAKKAGNIAADGAITIAQEGNKALLLEVNCQTDFVAKDENFAGFSAQVAAAALAANETDAAKIAELKLADGSTVEEARIALVQKIGENIQVRRATIVEGDNLAVYKHGLRIGVVVSYAGDAETGKGVAMHVAAFNPVAVTAEGVSAELIAKEKEIAEAKAIESGKPANIVEKMVTGSVEKYLNEVVLERQMYVIDNEKKVADVLKATGTTVAQFVRFQVGEGIEKKAEMSFADEVAAAQAAAAAQ; encoded by the coding sequence ATGACTGCAGTTACTGCGAGCATGGTAAAAGAATTACGTGACCGTACTGGTCTTGCAATGATGGAATGCAAAAAAGCATTAACAGAAGCAGACGGTGACATCGAATTAGCGATTGATAACCTTCGTAAATCTGGTCAAGCAAAAGCAGCTAAAAAAGCTGGTAACATTGCTGCTGATGGCGCAATCACAATTGCTCAAGAAGGCAACAAAGCACTTCTTTTAGAAGTGAACTGTCAAACTGACTTCGTTGCTAAAGACGAAAACTTTGCTGGTTTCTCTGCACAAGTTGCTGCTGCTGCTTTGGCTGCAAACGAAACTGACGCTGCTAAAATTGCTGAATTGAAACTTGCTGACGGTTCAACTGTAGAAGAAGCGCGTATTGCACTTGTTCAAAAAATCGGTGAAAATATCCAAGTTCGTCGTGCAACAATCGTTGAAGGCGACAACCTTGCGGTTTACAAACACGGTTTACGTATCGGTGTTGTAGTTTCTTACGCAGGTGATGCTGAAACTGGTAAAGGCGTTGCAATGCACGTTGCTGCATTTAACCCAGTTGCTGTTACTGCTGAAGGCGTTTCTGCTGAGCTTATCGCGAAAGAGAAAGAAATTGCAGAAGCAAAAGCGATCGAATCTGGTAAACCAGCGAACATCGTTGAAAAAATGGTGACTGGTTCAGTTGAAAAATACTTGAACGAAGTTGTACTTGAGCGTCAAATGTACGTAATCGACAACGAGAAAAAAGTTGCTGACGTACTTAAAGCTACAGGTACTACAGTTGCTCAATTCGTTCGCTTCCAAGTAGGTGAAGGTATTGAGAAAAAAGCTGAAATGAGCTTTGCTGATGAAGTTGCTGCTGCTCAAGCTGCCGCTGCTGCTCAATAA
- a CDS encoding DUF3465 domain-containing protein — MANKTQLGIGTAIALLAAAYFGMDSNQSKNNSQAQAESSQQHQIDNSKNTQTQTATHTDIESHSNSQNQHGLEVIRKAYDKKLSNVQVQSIGKVKAILRDDNEGSRHQKFILSLDNGLTVLVAHNIDLAPRIENLKKGDMVEFFGEYEYSNQGGVMHWTHHDPSRRHTNGWLKHDGKTYQ, encoded by the coding sequence ATGGCGAATAAAACTCAACTCGGCATTGGTACTGCAATCGCATTATTGGCAGCAGCGTATTTTGGTATGGATTCCAATCAATCAAAAAACAACTCGCAAGCTCAAGCCGAATCTTCTCAACAGCATCAAATTGATAATTCTAAAAATACACAGACTCAAACAGCGACTCATACAGATATTGAATCACATTCGAACAGTCAAAATCAGCATGGCTTAGAGGTTATTCGTAAAGCCTATGATAAAAAACTTAGCAATGTTCAGGTTCAATCTATTGGTAAAGTTAAAGCAATATTAAGAGATGATAACGAAGGTTCACGTCACCAAAAATTCATTCTTTCTTTAGATAATGGTTTAACCGTACTAGTCGCACATAATATTGATTTAGCGCCACGTATTGAGAATTTGAAAAAAGGCGATATGGTGGAGTTTTTTGGTGAGTATGAATATAGCAACCAAGGTGGTGTAATGCATTGGACACATCATGATCCAAGTCGTCGCCATACGAATGGATGGTTGAAGCACGATGGAAAAACTTATCAGTAA